Proteins from one Bacteroides mediterraneensis genomic window:
- a CDS encoding discoidin domain-containing protein: MKKISYFLSLLLLALFCGCKEQEQPYVGYIIIERAVLDAAEGATTTITADTDIPSEMIFTMEDGVDWCTVSASGKEITVKATQANPDPSNYRTATVQVRCGYRTTSFTVLQKYEGQTTLQYDWTKWTATGSDVEAGDGGGYPSLFTDDRTQFWHSAYSGGNAPLPHTLVIDMQEELECISFAIGRRAYGENNYPSVKTLQLWVSTDNEKFTQVGGFTFALPWEAPDGTIVTGNSPLVPAEEVISLTEPVVARYVKLVITETNNDTGVCQVSYFKAYGKI; the protein is encoded by the coding sequence ATGAAAAAAATATCATATTTTTTGTCACTTCTCTTACTGGCATTGTTCTGTGGCTGTAAGGAACAAGAACAACCTTATGTGGGTTACATTATCATTGAACGGGCTGTACTCGATGCAGCCGAAGGTGCTACCACGACAATAACGGCTGATACGGATATTCCTTCTGAAATGATTTTTACCATGGAAGACGGAGTGGATTGGTGTACGGTGTCTGCTTCCGGTAAAGAGATTACCGTGAAAGCCACTCAGGCCAATCCGGATCCTTCCAATTATCGTACTGCCACCGTTCAGGTAAGATGCGGTTATCGTACCACTTCTTTCACGGTGTTGCAGAAGTATGAAGGTCAGACCACATTGCAATACGACTGGACCAAATGGACAGCTACAGGCTCTGATGTTGAGGCTGGTGACGGAGGAGGTTATCCTAGCCTGTTCACCGATGACCGTACTCAGTTCTGGCACAGTGCTTATTCCGGAGGAAATGCACCGCTTCCTCACACATTGGTCATCGATATGCAGGAAGAACTGGAATGCATAAGCTTTGCTATCGGCCGTCGTGCATACGGGGAAAATAATTATCCTTCGGTAAAGACTTTGCAATTGTGGGTCAGCACGGACAATGAGAAGTTCACTCAAGTGGGTGGATTTACGTTCGCTTTGCCGTGGGAAGCTCCTGATGGCACTATCGTGACAGGAAACAGTCCGTTGGTTCCGGCCGAAGAGGTCATCTCATTGACTGAACCGGTAGTAGCCCGTTATGTCAAACTGGTTATCACAGAAACCAATAACGATACTGGAGTTTGTCAGGTATCTTACTTCAAGGCATACGGAAAGATTTAA
- a CDS encoding FKBP-type peptidyl-prolyl cis-trans isomerase produces MKKGTFFMMLAAAASLASCTAQGPKANLKSDVDSLSYMMGVTNTQGLMEYVQGRLGVDSAYVADFIKGLEQGCKETDAKQKAYLAGMQIGQQISGDMFDYNNRQIFGQDSTQSLSKENFLAGFIATVKKQGFVSVDSAAVYVRSKAELIKSKALEAKYADYKKQNEEFLAKNKTKEGVQTTASGLQYKIITKGTGAIPADTSRVKVNYKGTMIDGTEFDSSKEPITLAVSRVIPGWTEALKMMPVGSKWELYIPQELGYGAQEAGKIKPFSTLIFEVELVDIEK; encoded by the coding sequence ATGAAAAAAGGTACATTTTTTATGATGCTTGCCGCTGCAGCCAGCCTGGCATCATGTACAGCACAAGGCCCGAAAGCCAACCTGAAAAGCGACGTAGACTCTTTGTCTTATATGATGGGTGTAACCAACACTCAGGGTTTAATGGAATATGTACAAGGCCGTCTGGGCGTTGATTCAGCATACGTAGCCGACTTCATCAAAGGTCTGGAACAGGGCTGCAAGGAAACAGATGCCAAACAGAAAGCCTATCTGGCAGGTATGCAGATTGGCCAGCAAATCAGCGGTGACATGTTCGACTACAACAACCGTCAGATTTTCGGACAGGACTCTACCCAGTCACTGAGCAAGGAAAACTTCCTGGCTGGATTCATCGCTACCGTAAAGAAACAGGGCTTTGTTTCAGTAGACTCTGCAGCTGTGTATGTACGCTCAAAAGCTGAATTAATCAAATCAAAAGCTTTGGAAGCCAAATATGCGGACTACAAGAAGCAGAACGAAGAATTCCTGGCTAAGAACAAAACAAAAGAAGGTGTTCAGACTACAGCCAGCGGATTGCAATATAAAATCATCACCAAAGGTACAGGTGCCATTCCGGCCGATACTTCACGCGTGAAAGTGAACTACAAAGGTACCATGATTGACGGTACAGAATTCGACAGTTCTAAAGAACCCATCACATTGGCTGTCAGCCGTGTGATTCCGGGATGGACAGAAGCCCTGAAGATGATGCCGGTAGGCTCTAAATGGGAATTGTACATTCCGCAGGAACTGGGATACGGTGCACAGGAAGCCGGCAAGATCAAACCGTTCTCTACTTTGATTTTCGAAGTAGAACTGGTAGACATCGAGAAATAA
- a CDS encoding FKBP-type peptidyl-prolyl cis-trans isomerase, translating into MDKFSYAIGLGIGQNLFSMGARSIDVNDFAQAIKDVLEGNQTAISHTEAREIVNKFFMELEEKTNAENIAKGKAFLEENKKNPHVVTLPSGLQYEVIKEGNGKKPKATDRVRCHYEGTLIDGTLFDSSIKRGEPAVFGVNQVIKGWVEALQLMSEGAKWKLYIPSELAYGAQGAGEMIPPHSTLIFEVELIEVL; encoded by the coding sequence ATGGATAAATTTAGTTACGCCATTGGTCTGGGGATTGGCCAAAACCTGTTCAGCATGGGCGCACGCTCCATCGATGTAAATGACTTCGCACAGGCTATCAAAGACGTATTGGAAGGAAATCAGACTGCTATTTCTCATACAGAAGCACGTGAAATCGTGAACAAGTTCTTCATGGAACTGGAAGAGAAAACCAACGCAGAAAACATAGCAAAAGGGAAAGCATTCCTGGAAGAGAACAAGAAAAACCCGCACGTAGTAACCCTGCCTAGCGGATTGCAGTATGAAGTAATCAAGGAGGGCAACGGCAAGAAGCCGAAAGCTACCGACCGCGTACGCTGCCACTACGAAGGTACGCTGATTGACGGAACGCTGTTCGACAGTTCCATCAAGCGTGGCGAACCGGCTGTATTCGGTGTAAACCAGGTCATCAAAGGTTGGGTAGAGGCACTGCAGCTGATGTCGGAAGGTGCCAAGTGGAAACTCTACATCCCGTCGGAACTGGCATACGGCGCACAAGGAGCCGGCGAAATGATTCCGCCCCACAGCACCCTGATTTTTGAAGTAGAATTAATTGAAGTATTATAA